A part of Nostoc sp. HK-01 genomic DNA contains:
- a CDS encoding short-chain dehydrogenase/reductase SDR, HetN produces the protein MKSITGKTVLLTGASGGIGIFIARALAKEQATVILVSRSEGKLQKICAEINTLGGKAISIAFDISNLGELPVLVDKIHEFTEQIDILINNAAIEKYRHFPDYTLEDIQSILTTNLLSSMELTRLILPQMIARNSGHIVNIASGSGKKGAPYNSVYSASKAGLIMWTDALRQELADSQVNVSVVCPGYTAAGMFVAFGLPAPKLAKVSQPEDVAISVIKAIKKNQPEVMLDGILTRLLFSNIQLFPEFGDQIFRWIGVRELNKTRAEN, from the coding sequence ATGAAATCAATCACAGGTAAAACGGTTCTCTTAACAGGAGCATCGGGCGGTATTGGTATATTTATAGCTCGTGCTTTAGCGAAAGAACAAGCAACTGTAATTTTAGTTTCTCGTTCTGAAGGAAAATTGCAGAAAATATGTGCAGAAATCAATACTTTAGGGGGAAAAGCTATTAGCATTGCTTTTGATATTAGTAACTTGGGTGAGTTACCTGTTTTAGTTGATAAAATTCATGAGTTTACAGAACAAATTGATATTCTCATCAATAATGCGGCAATTGAAAAATACCGGCATTTTCCAGATTACACTTTAGAAGATATTCAGTCTATACTAACTACAAATTTGCTATCAAGTATGGAATTAACTCGGTTAATTCTGCCTCAGATGATAGCACGTAATAGTGGGCATATTGTGAATATTGCCTCTGGTTCAGGTAAAAAAGGTGCGCCATATAACAGTGTATATTCTGCGAGTAAAGCCGGATTAATTATGTGGACTGATGCACTCAGACAAGAATTAGCTGATAGTCAAGTGAATGTATCAGTAGTTTGTCCTGGTTATACGGCTGCTGGAATGTTTGTTGCCTTTGGTTTACCTGCACCAAAATTAGCGAAAGTTTCTCAACCAGAAGATGTGGCGATCTCTGTTATCAAAGCAATTAAAAAAAATCAGCCAGAAGTCATGTTAGATGGCATTTTAACTAGACTTTTATTTTCTAATATTCAACTATTTCCAGAATTTGGCGATCAAATTTTTCGCTGGATTGGTGTTAGAGAATTAAATAAAACTCGTGCTGAAAACTAA